In Bythopirellula goksoeyrii, a single window of DNA contains:
- a CDS encoding ArdC-like ssDNA-binding domain-containing protein: MRNEQHPYREDAGLPSMTVCESAPQELDLENLTAPSDLPLAKTGAEFLKLAGDALSDLESDLKAGKSDTLVKLLATMGTFPNYSFSNVMLICLQRPDATHLAGFNAWKKLGRYVMKGEKGIGIIAPMIFGAKNESADGEDAPRIRFKVVRVFDISQTDGEPLAEFAAIRGDPGDHLARLRELVTERNIKLEYAEIAGGAQGVSRGGSITIRPGLSAAEDFSVLVHEYAHEKLHKADKRTSTTKIQRETEAEAVAFVVSRAVGLDCGSHASDYIQLYQGDAKVLSSSLELIQKTAADILGALLAKKSKQEQA, translated from the coding sequence ATGAGAAACGAACAACATCCATACCGCGAAGATGCCGGCTTACCAAGCATGACGGTCTGCGAGTCCGCACCCCAGGAACTCGACTTAGAAAACCTGACAGCACCCAGTGACTTGCCGCTGGCCAAGACCGGGGCTGAGTTTCTCAAGCTGGCAGGGGATGCCTTGTCGGACTTGGAAAGCGACCTCAAGGCTGGAAAAAGTGATACGCTGGTCAAATTACTCGCGACGATGGGAACTTTTCCCAACTACAGTTTTAGTAATGTGATGCTGATTTGTCTCCAGCGGCCGGACGCCACCCACTTGGCGGGTTTTAACGCCTGGAAGAAGCTGGGCCGCTACGTCATGAAGGGCGAAAAGGGAATTGGCATTATTGCTCCGATGATTTTTGGAGCCAAGAACGAGTCCGCTGACGGCGAGGACGCCCCTCGTATTCGCTTCAAGGTAGTGAGAGTGTTTGACATCTCGCAAACCGACGGCGAGCCGCTCGCAGAGTTTGCTGCGATACGTGGTGACCCCGGAGACCATCTGGCTCGTTTGCGAGAGCTGGTCACCGAGCGAAATATTAAGCTGGAGTACGCAGAAATTGCCGGAGGTGCCCAAGGGGTGTCGCGGGGTGGCTCGATCACCATTCGACCCGGCCTTTCAGCCGCCGAGGATTTTTCGGTATTGGTCCACGAGTACGCACACGAAAAGTTACACAAAGCTGACAAACGAACCTCGACTACCAAGATTCAACGCGAAACAGAGGCCGAGGCTGTGGCGTTTGTCGTGAGCCGTGCCGTTGGACTTGATTGTGGCAGTCATGCCAGTGACTACATCCAGCTCTATCAAGGAGACGCCAAGGTTTTATCCTCCTCCCTGGAGCTGATTCAGAAAACGGCAGCGGACATCTTGGGGGCTTTGCTTGCTAAGAAAAGCAAACAGGAGCAGGCATGA
- a CDS encoding methyltransferase yields the protein MENKQPMMYQQRTLDFETPVRAEVQHVAETTSQPPPANQARQALPLVRPERQLTYGGIPHHEWPEAKFLHDRDTITVDRIRDDIDGPSHRFIIKRLDHVEAYFSKDHTQLGQVVGISHAKEEVCVKFPGGKNGIWFYKGEIYPAVETNPQRPTKGRPLSESITAANLKHEAGLTEADRVPAPAPPLLPFTFDDFKTFYREFHAGSVPFEDYHKLFEQLHASQDSLQGELLSRFKAKELAVLASRFGSWSAKRSTKEENAAHVVSKMLSSFVLEGSVSYSPLSGETYQEAVAKKVRAVSAGEYAREFEKRQAATQQHEKALENPETLLEFHTFLREKGEEELTDEQLALYDRLRADMTRKVRAEAAPNCVSKFQSEELHAIEFQLKEGFHDKRQCPLWIVQLSTRVERDAFNELNRKAKMLGGWFSSFKKTDAGFQFLELEKAERFCSLLKEDADRTDVLESRKERQELTAAERLHELAQELFSRAAASLEQSKEALQNTPRRSDIQAGVRGRCYADQAMSRTLHSIAEALSRGEAKYLDGIRHKTHVETLDAVLYLAKWARVRAEQRTEGETTFLQGRRLDPLEEEPIGPATIRFAEYPFPWIYKRHLEDLVRDCRQQTGVKQAAEKMRKRLAREKEEYVTFQSEHDIGALSDFVGRAKAVGVDTERVASSLEKYQRLNCAGITDIHQLRAALREYLGHRGEARGDSPVQIAERELIGKKLPGFFPTPRPVIERMLELAKVEAQHKVLEPSCGKGDILDALQAECPGVELVAIEYNRSLSDVLSTKGYAVELGDFLQHQGTYDRIVMNPPFENGSDMTHIQHAYSLLTPGGRLVSVISEGPFFRSDKQSTAFREWLAEVGGETETLPEDAFQGREAFRETGVRTRILTIERE from the coding sequence ATGGAGAACAAACAACCCATGATGTACCAACAACGAACGCTCGATTTTGAAACGCCCGTGCGTGCTGAAGTGCAGCATGTCGCTGAAACGACTTCCCAGCCCCCACCGGCGAACCAAGCCAGGCAGGCCTTGCCGCTGGTCCGTCCCGAGAGGCAACTCACTTACGGCGGAATTCCTCACCATGAATGGCCCGAGGCAAAATTCCTGCATGACCGAGATACCATCACTGTCGACCGCATCCGTGATGACATCGACGGACCCAGCCATCGGTTCATCATCAAACGCCTTGATCATGTGGAAGCCTATTTTAGCAAAGACCATACCCAACTCGGCCAGGTGGTCGGTATTAGTCACGCCAAAGAAGAAGTCTGCGTCAAATTCCCCGGTGGCAAGAATGGCATCTGGTTCTATAAGGGCGAGATTTATCCTGCTGTAGAGACTAATCCCCAGCGGCCCACCAAGGGTCGCCCCCTTTCGGAAAGCATCACAGCTGCGAATCTCAAGCACGAAGCAGGGCTTACAGAAGCCGACCGTGTTCCAGCACCGGCTCCTCCACTTCTGCCCTTCACGTTTGATGATTTTAAGACGTTTTACCGGGAGTTTCACGCCGGAAGCGTCCCGTTTGAAGATTATCACAAGCTGTTTGAACAGCTGCATGCCAGCCAGGATAGTTTGCAGGGAGAACTACTTTCTCGCTTCAAGGCCAAGGAACTTGCCGTGCTGGCCTCTCGCTTTGGCTCTTGGAGTGCCAAACGCTCGACCAAGGAGGAGAACGCCGCCCACGTCGTCTCCAAAATGCTTTCCTCCTTTGTGCTGGAGGGAAGTGTCTCTTACAGCCCTCTGAGTGGCGAGACCTACCAGGAGGCCGTCGCCAAGAAGGTCCGAGCTGTTAGCGCTGGAGAGTACGCCCGGGAATTTGAAAAACGCCAAGCAGCCACTCAGCAACATGAAAAGGCTCTGGAAAATCCAGAAACGCTTTTAGAGTTTCACACCTTTCTGCGGGAGAAAGGAGAAGAGGAACTCACGGATGAGCAACTTGCCCTCTACGACCGCTTGCGTGCCGACATGACGCGAAAGGTTCGTGCTGAAGCTGCTCCGAACTGCGTCAGTAAGTTTCAAAGCGAGGAGCTGCACGCCATCGAGTTTCAGCTGAAGGAAGGCTTTCATGACAAACGCCAATGCCCGCTCTGGATAGTGCAACTTTCTACGCGCGTCGAGCGAGACGCCTTCAACGAACTTAATCGTAAAGCCAAGATGCTGGGAGGCTGGTTCTCGAGTTTCAAGAAGACGGATGCGGGCTTTCAGTTTTTGGAGCTGGAAAAAGCGGAGCGGTTTTGCTCACTGCTCAAGGAAGACGCCGACCGGACGGATGTCTTGGAATCGAGAAAAGAACGCCAGGAACTAACGGCTGCTGAGCGGCTCCATGAACTGGCCCAGGAACTATTTTCGCGGGCTGCAGCGTCGCTGGAACAAAGCAAGGAAGCCTTGCAGAACACGCCCAGACGCTCCGATATCCAAGCCGGAGTCCGAGGACGCTGCTACGCGGACCAGGCCATGTCACGCACCCTGCACTCGATTGCCGAAGCCCTCTCACGCGGAGAGGCCAAGTATCTCGATGGCATCCGTCACAAGACGCATGTCGAGACACTCGACGCCGTGTTGTATCTCGCCAAGTGGGCCCGTGTTCGTGCCGAACAACGCACCGAGGGTGAAACTACTTTTCTGCAGGGGAGACGACTCGACCCCCTGGAAGAGGAACCGATCGGACCGGCCACGATTCGGTTTGCAGAGTATCCGTTTCCATGGATCTATAAACGCCACTTGGAAGACCTGGTACGCGATTGCCGCCAGCAAACAGGAGTCAAACAGGCCGCTGAGAAAATGCGAAAACGGCTCGCGCGCGAAAAGGAGGAGTATGTCACCTTCCAGAGCGAGCATGACATTGGGGCCCTCTCTGATTTTGTGGGGCGAGCTAAAGCGGTGGGCGTTGATACCGAACGGGTCGCCTCCTCGCTGGAAAAATACCAGCGGCTCAATTGTGCCGGCATCACGGATATCCATCAGCTGCGAGCAGCCCTGAGGGAATATCTCGGTCATCGCGGGGAAGCACGCGGCGACTCCCCCGTTCAGATTGCCGAGCGGGAACTCATCGGTAAAAAGCTACCCGGATTTTTTCCCACGCCGAGGCCTGTCATTGAGCGAATGCTGGAGCTGGCCAAGGTCGAAGCCCAACACAAAGTACTGGAACCCTCCTGCGGCAAAGGAGACATCCTCGACGCCCTCCAAGCAGAATGCCCAGGTGTTGAGCTGGTGGCGATTGAATACAACCGGTCGCTCTCAGACGTGCTCTCTACCAAGGGATATGCAGTCGAGTTGGGAGATTTTCTCCAGCACCAAGGAACCTACGACCGGATCGTCATGAATCCGCCGTTTGAAAACGGTTCCGACATGACGCACATCCAGCACGCTTACTCGCTACTCACGCCAGGCGGACGGCTTGTCTCAGTGATTTCTGAAGGACCGTTTTTTCGTTCTGACAAACAGAGTACCGCGTTTCGCGAGTGGCTCGCTGAGGTCGGCGGAGAAACCGAAACGCTCCCCGAAGATGCCTTTCAAGGAAGAGAAGCATTTCGAGAAACGGGCGTTCGCACACGGATTTTAACGATTGAAAGGGAGTAA